Below is a genomic region from Mustela lutreola isolate mMusLut2 chromosome 1, mMusLut2.pri, whole genome shotgun sequence.
GTGGCCATCTATAACCCACTGCGCTACACAACCATCCTCACCCTTCCCCGTATCTTTGGCGCAGGAATTATCATGGGAATGAAAAGTATTATTCTCATGGCCCCATTGCCCATGCTCTTAAGGAACTTGTCCTTCTGTGGACATAATGTCCTCTCCCATTCCTATTGCCTCCACCCCAACCTTATCCACCTACCTTGTGGAGATGTTTCTATCAACAATATCTATGGGCTTTTCATTGTTACCTCCACTTTTGGGCTGGATTCACTACTTATTGTGGTTTCCTATGGGCTGATACTCCACACTGTACTGAGTATCACcactggggaggggcggaggaagGCACTCAATACATGTGGATCACATGTCTGTGCTGTGCTTGCTTACTACGTGCCTATGATTGGTTTATCTATGGTGCATCGCTTTGGACTCCATGTCTCCCCTTTGGTTCATGCTATGATGGCCAATGCTTATCTCTTTTTGCCACCTGTTATCAACCCTATTGTCTATAGCATTAAGACCAAAGAGATCCATCATGGCATTGTCCGAATGCTCTTCCAGAAAAGAGCCAGAGTTTAGACAAAGGATAAAGTAGGAGGGGACTTTCCTCTATAACCAAAGGTGATCCTAGCTCACATGTTATGCAAATGGTGttactttaaaatatgttatctGATGAAGGTTCTGCATAAGCAAAAAGACTAAAGTGGGGTACCAGCGAGGGTGGATTGTCTGTGATACAGCACTATAAAGAATTGATGTTATTTTACATGAGGTTTTCCATTATCTCACCTAGCTGGAGCAGGAATGTAGGAAGGATTTCTTATGAAAACATAACTCTTCCCATAAGTGAAAagtaatcaagagttggatggtgTCCTGGGAAACTTACTAAGCTCTTCACTCTAGGGAATGGGGATGTGAAATGGATTATATTCTCTTGAGTTTTTGGTACCTGATCTCAGTAGCAGGAGGATACACTAACTAGCTTAAAGGAGGCTTCCAGTACTGACTCTGGTACTTGCTCAGCCACCAGGGCTCCCAGCTGAATGTGACAAAGATTACAAATCTTGTTTGTTATGTAAACAACATACAAATCTCCCTCCCAGGatgcagaatattttaaaaaggaaagtttgCCCCTTACATATATTCGTATTTTTTTGTCTGGTTGGTTATTTATTTGCAGACATTCAAAATAATGTAGAAATTTCACATTCGTATTTTCAGGGAAATGAACTAAGACTTATGAGTGGCAAATGTATACTAAACActctatatttaatatttcaatcACTTCCCACAACCCCCACTTCCCACTCAGTattaaggttatttttttaaagatgaagaactggtgcaaaaataaaaaattaataaaagaagaaaaagaaaagaaaaactggtcCTTAGATAAATACGCATTTTGCTCAAACCCATTCATCCAAAACCAAAGAACATTAATTGAGCACATGCATGGATCAAACAGAAATCTAACCCCTAGAGATAAAGTGGTGACAAAAGAGACGTGTTCCTTCCCTTATAGAGCTTAGAAATTTCTTTCTACCTCCGTCTCTGGTATACTTTGTACTTTCTGAAACTAGGTTTAGAACCAATTTAAAATAGACCCTGTAATCCTCCCACACACAAATAAAGCTGtttaatgtatctttttaaaatgttaggccagtaccatattgttttgattactacagctttgtaattcaACTTGAAGGCTGGAATTGCAATGCCTCCAgttctattcttctttttcaagattgctttgactatttgccttttgttgttccatacaaattttagggttgtttgctctagttctgtgaaaaatgctgttggcatatcagtagggattacattaaacatgtagatttctttgggtagtatagaccttttaacaatatttgcccttgccatccatgagcatgaaatatctttctatttccttgtggtatcttcaatgtctttcatcattgttgttttagttttcagagtacaagtttatcacttcttttgttaaatttactcctaggtttttattattttggatgcaattataaatgggattttttcataattttttcccGATGTTTTATTATCAGTCTATAGAAAcgcaatggatttctgtacattgattacCCTGCGaacttactgaattcacttaATCAATTTTTGCAGTTTTTTTGATGGAGCTGTAGGGTTTTCTGCatatagcatcatgtcatctgcaatgaTATGATGGAATTACTAATTcatatgccttttattcctttctcttatctgactgctgtggctagggtgtggagaaaaaggaattctcATGCACTGTTtataggaatgcaaactgatgcagccacagTGGAAGACAGTATAAAGGgtcttcaaaaacttaaaaataagcgtgcctgggtggctcaatgagctAAGCCTTTATCTCCATTCCCAGTCATgatccccaaggtcctgggatccagccctttgTCAGGTTTCCTGCGCagaggagagtctgtttctccctctctctctgcccttttccctcctcttgctccctctctccttcaaataaatgaataatctttaaattttttttttttaaatgaaaacttaaaaatagaacaaccctaTGATCTAGAATTGTactactgggcatttatccaaagaatacaacaACAGTAATTTGAAGGAATGTATGAACCCCTATATTAATCGCAACATTATTTGCAATAACCAAATCAGGGTGACAGTCTAAGTGCCTGTCAATTGatgatgaatatataaaaataacacacacgcacacacagaatagaatattattcagccataaaaagaatgacatcttgccattcacaacaatatggatggatctg
It encodes:
- the LOC131821371 gene encoding olfactory receptor 51J1-like, with the translated sequence MKNSNSSLEFLPTTFILVGIPGLETEHIWISIPFCLMYIIIFLGNGTILHVIRTDPALHQPMYLFLAMLALAEVGVSASTLPTVLGIFLVGITEITFDACLFQMFFIHSFSILESAVLLAMSVDRFVAIYNPLRYTTILTLPRIFGAGIIMGMKSIILMAPLPMLLRNLSFCGHNVLSHSYCLHPNLIHLPCGDVSINNIYGLFIVTSTFGLDSLLIVVSYGLILHTVLSITTGEGRRKALNTCGSHVCAVLAYYVPMIGLSMVHRFGLHVSPLVHAMMANAYLFLPPVINPIVYSIKTKEIHHGIVRMLFQKRARV